Proteins encoded by one window of Shewanella avicenniae:
- the bamA gene encoding outer membrane protein assembly factor BamA, producing the protein MRLNKLFASMLLVGAAYSGNGWADTFQPFKVADIQVEGLQRVALGAALLNLPVKVGDTIDQVKLQQAIKSLYASGNFENVQVARDGDVLIIDVRERPTISEISFDGNKDIKDEQLQESLDGSGVKIGESLDRTMLSDIEKGLQDFYYGVGKYGAKVEAQIVNLPRNRVELKFKFTEGLAAEIRQINFVGNEHYSDEELANLIELKDFVAWWNLFGERRYQKQKLQADLESLETFYHNNGYIRFEITSTQVSMTPDRKGLYITINVNEGEQYKVKEVNLTGDLMGREKVLQTILPLKTGVQYNGADVTFTEEMYSKYLGRFGYANPEVKTYPEIDDKTKEVTLNINIKPGKRVYVRSINFTGNTVTADEVMRRELRQMEGAWLNDALVEVSKARLNRLGYFETVDTETIPVTGTDDLVDVQFKVKEQPSGSFNAGIGYGSYSGMSLQFGIQQSNFLGTGNQAGITLNTNRYQKSVNLSYTDPYFTKDGVSLGGSVYWSAFDANSAYLERYKNNSYGVASTLGFPINEYNRINVGLGYRHNEISDVSGYQQALRFYNLYRSNENPDDSLSFDNFELSLGWTRSTLDRGTFPTDGNSQRLNGRMTVPGSDLQFFKTDFETSFYFPINRSHSFVFLTRARLAYANGYGKYNSNDQILPFWENYYTGGSSYLRGFKSNSVGPRAFYVMRDDQSCSPDASGDSCSLPGELNNIYVRSNRSIGGNALATASMELIVPTPFLDESYSNSVRTSFFVDAGNVWDTEFDYGLYKYLPADQYAELADYSDEARIRASWGMSVQWLSPMGPMVFSLAWPIKSYEDDDMEIFSFNIGKTF; encoded by the coding sequence ATGCGATTAAATAAACTTTTTGCCTCTATGTTACTGGTCGGCGCCGCTTATTCAGGGAATGGATGGGCCGACACTTTCCAGCCTTTTAAAGTTGCGGATATCCAGGTTGAAGGATTACAACGCGTTGCGCTCGGTGCAGCGCTGCTGAATTTGCCAGTCAAAGTGGGTGACACCATTGACCAAGTGAAGTTGCAACAGGCGATCAAAAGTCTGTACGCATCGGGTAACTTTGAAAACGTGCAAGTTGCGCGAGATGGTGATGTGCTGATTATTGACGTGCGTGAACGCCCAACGATTAGTGAAATCAGCTTTGATGGCAACAAAGATATTAAAGATGAACAACTGCAAGAAAGTCTTGATGGCAGCGGTGTGAAAATTGGTGAGTCATTAGACCGCACCATGTTGTCAGACATTGAAAAAGGTCTGCAAGATTTTTACTACGGGGTAGGGAAGTATGGCGCTAAAGTTGAAGCGCAAATCGTTAACTTGCCGCGTAACCGCGTTGAATTGAAATTTAAGTTCACCGAAGGTTTGGCAGCAGAAATTCGTCAGATCAACTTTGTGGGTAACGAACATTACTCCGATGAAGAGCTGGCCAATCTGATTGAACTGAAAGATTTTGTTGCATGGTGGAACCTGTTTGGTGAGCGCCGCTATCAGAAGCAAAAACTGCAAGCGGATTTAGAAAGCTTAGAAACCTTTTACCATAACAATGGCTATATCCGGTTTGAGATCACTTCAACGCAAGTGTCAATGACCCCAGACCGTAAAGGTCTGTATATCACCATCAACGTCAATGAAGGCGAACAGTACAAGGTTAAAGAAGTTAATTTGACCGGCGATTTGATGGGCCGTGAGAAAGTCTTGCAAACCATTTTGCCGCTGAAAACGGGCGTGCAATATAACGGTGCAGACGTGACCTTTACCGAAGAGATGTACAGCAAGTATCTTGGTCGTTTCGGTTATGCTAATCCAGAAGTGAAGACCTACCCTGAGATTGATGACAAGACCAAGGAAGTAACGCTTAACATCAATATCAAGCCAGGTAAGCGCGTTTATGTACGCTCGATCAACTTTACTGGTAACACAGTAACGGCGGATGAAGTGATGCGTCGTGAGTTGCGCCAGATGGAAGGTGCTTGGTTGAATGACGCTTTGGTCGAAGTATCTAAAGCACGTTTGAACCGTTTGGGTTACTTTGAAACCGTCGATACCGAAACCATTCCGGTGACCGGCACTGATGACTTGGTTGATGTGCAGTTCAAAGTAAAAGAGCAGCCATCGGGTTCATTTAACGCTGGTATCGGTTACGGCAGTTACTCAGGTATGAGTTTACAGTTTGGTATTCAGCAATCTAACTTCTTAGGTACAGGTAACCAAGCGGGTATTACGCTCAATACGAACCGCTATCAGAAGAGTGTTAACTTGTCATATACCGACCCTTACTTCACCAAAGATGGTGTGAGTTTAGGTGGCTCAGTGTATTGGAGTGCGTTTGATGCGAACAGCGCTTATCTAGAACGCTATAAAAACAACTCTTATGGTGTTGCTTCGACCTTGGGCTTCCCTATCAACGAATACAACCGTATCAACGTTGGTTTAGGTTATCGCCACAACGAAATCTCAGATGTATCGGGTTACCAACAGGCGCTACGTTTTTACAACTTGTACCGTAGCAACGAAAACCCTGATGACAGTTTGAGTTTTGATAACTTCGAACTGAGCTTAGGCTGGACACGCAGTACGCTTGACCGAGGTACCTTCCCAACAGACGGTAACTCACAGCGTTTGAACGGTCGTATGACAGTGCCAGGTTCAGATCTGCAGTTCTTTAAAACAGATTTTGAGACTAGTTTCTATTTCCCAATTAACCGTTCTCACAGTTTCGTGTTCTTGACGAGAGCGCGTCTTGCTTATGCAAACGGTTATGGTAAATACAACAGTAATGACCAAATTCTGCCATTCTGGGAAAACTACTACACCGGCGGCAGCAGTTATTTACGTGGCTTCAAGTCTAACTCGGTTGGCCCGCGCGCATTCTACGTAATGCGTGACGATCAATCTTGTTCACCTGATGCTTCTGGAGATAGCTGTTCGTTACCGGGGGAATTGAACAACATCTACGTACGTAGTAACCGTTCAATCGGTGGTAACGCGTTGGCGACAGCAAGTATGGAGTTGATTGTACCAACCCCGTTCTTGGATGAGTCGTATAGCAACTCTGTACGTACGAGCTTCTTCGTCGATGCAGGTAACGTTTGGGATACTGAATTTGACTATGGCTTATACAAATATCTGCCAGCGGATCAGTATGCTGAGTTAGCAGACTATAGCGATGAAGCTCGCATTCGGGCCTCGTGGGGGATGAGCGTGCAGTGGCTCTCACCGATGGGTCCGATGGTATTCAGTCTCGCTTGGCCAATTAAGAGCTACGAAGACGACGATATGGAGATCTTCTCGTTCAATATTGGCAAAACATTCTAA
- the rseP gene encoding sigma E protease regulator RseP codes for MIEILRNIAAFVVLLGILITAHEFGHFYIARRCGVKVLRFSVGFGKALWRRVGQDGTEYVIGMIPLGGYVKMLDERVEDVPADQVDQAFNRKSVWARIAIVAAGPIANFIFAIIALYFMYLLGLPAVKPVLQSVNPNSPAAVLNVTQPQQITAVSGQSVRNWEEVNLALVSHIGEESLSLTLTPVAELIAPDSDATAVGKTVQLDIRRWKFNPEKESPISTLGLIPYRPNLVPELAVVNKGSAAEAAGLKVGDVISSINGEEFTDWTRFVELIKASPNQTIPLSVMRDGQSLSLSITPQGRLNDNGVTEGFIGVAPKLPEWPENMKIDLQYGPVEAVSMAADKTWQLVVVSTKMIGKLFTGDVSVKSLSGPISIAQGAGSSADIGLVYFLGFLALISVNLGIINLLPLPVLDGGHLLYYFIEVITRKPVSERIQEIGFRFGAALLLVMMSIALFNDFARL; via the coding sequence ATGATTGAGATTTTACGCAACATAGCAGCGTTTGTCGTACTACTGGGCATTTTGATTACCGCTCACGAGTTCGGCCATTTTTATATTGCACGTCGCTGTGGCGTAAAGGTGCTTCGTTTTTCAGTAGGCTTTGGTAAGGCGTTGTGGCGCCGTGTCGGTCAAGATGGTACTGAATATGTCATTGGTATGATCCCGCTCGGTGGCTACGTTAAAATGCTCGATGAGCGGGTAGAAGACGTACCGGCCGACCAAGTCGATCAGGCGTTCAACCGTAAAAGCGTCTGGGCGAGAATTGCCATCGTAGCGGCTGGTCCTATCGCCAACTTTATCTTTGCAATTATTGCGCTCTATTTTATGTATTTGCTGGGCTTGCCGGCAGTTAAACCTGTTTTACAATCGGTAAATCCTAATTCCCCCGCCGCAGTGCTAAACGTCACTCAACCGCAGCAGATTACTGCTGTATCAGGTCAGAGCGTACGTAACTGGGAAGAAGTTAATCTCGCTTTAGTCAGTCACATTGGTGAAGAGTCGTTGTCGTTAACGTTAACACCAGTTGCAGAGTTAATTGCGCCTGACAGTGATGCAACCGCTGTGGGCAAAACCGTTCAATTGGATATCCGTCGTTGGAAATTTAATCCTGAAAAAGAGTCGCCGATTAGCACTCTTGGGTTAATCCCTTATCGCCCGAATTTAGTCCCCGAACTTGCCGTTGTGAATAAAGGCAGCGCTGCTGAAGCAGCTGGTCTTAAGGTCGGTGATGTCATTAGCTCCATTAATGGCGAAGAATTTACCGATTGGACACGCTTTGTTGAACTAATTAAAGCCTCACCCAATCAGACTATACCGTTATCAGTGATGCGTGATGGTCAATCACTGTCGCTGTCGATAACGCCTCAAGGGCGCCTCAATGATAACGGCGTGACAGAGGGATTCATCGGGGTAGCGCCTAAGCTCCCAGAGTGGCCTGAGAACATGAAAATCGATCTGCAGTATGGCCCGGTAGAAGCTGTCAGCATGGCAGCGGATAAAACCTGGCAACTGGTGGTGGTTAGCACCAAGATGATCGGCAAATTGTTTACTGGTGATGTTTCTGTTAAAAGTCTTAGCGGCCCGATTTCAATTGCCCAAGGTGCGGGCAGTAGTGCCGATATTGGCTTGGTATATTTTTTAGGTTTTCTTGCGCTAATCAGTGTAAATCTCGGGATTATTAACCTGTTGCCTTTACCTGTATTAGACGGAGGACACCTGCTGTATTACTTCATCGAAGTGATTACCCGTAAGCCTGTTTCCGAGCGGATTCAGGAAATTGGATTCAGATTTGGGGCGGCGTTGCTGTTAGTAATGATGAGCATCGCCCTGTTTAACGATTTTGCCCGACTCTGA
- the ispC gene encoding 1-deoxy-D-xylulose-5-phosphate reductoisomerase yields MQSMVILGATGSIGASTLSVISQNPTQYRVYALVANTNVDKMVALCEQYLPKVAHMVSADAAQQLKQRIGHLSVEVTTGADELESLVTSTEVDSVMAAIVGAAGMQPTLAAVKAGKRVLLANKEALVMSGRLFIDAVAEYGATLLPVDSEHNAIFQCLSIEAQHALGKCDLAASGISKILLTGSGGPFLTADLASLAHVTPAQAIKHPNWSMGPKISVDSATMMNKGLEYIEARWLFNATDAQIQVVIHPQSVIHSMVQYCDGSVLAQLGNPDMRTPIAHCMAYPTRIRSGVEPLDFFKVGQLSFFEPDFNRFPCLALAMEASRKGQEATTVVNAANERAVAAFLAGQIGFTDIVRVNEHCLNIVPQSPLDSIADILALDEQCRRYADEFIKHLS; encoded by the coding sequence ATGCAATCAATGGTGATCCTCGGTGCCACCGGTTCTATTGGTGCCAGCACGCTCAGTGTTATTAGTCAAAACCCTACGCAATATCGAGTGTATGCGCTGGTCGCCAACACCAACGTCGACAAAATGGTCGCCCTCTGTGAGCAATACCTTCCAAAAGTGGCTCACATGGTTTCCGCAGACGCAGCGCAGCAGTTAAAGCAGAGGATTGGCCATCTTAGCGTTGAGGTCACCACTGGCGCTGACGAATTAGAATCACTGGTGACGAGTACTGAAGTTGATAGCGTGATGGCAGCAATAGTGGGGGCTGCAGGTATGCAGCCCACATTGGCAGCGGTAAAAGCAGGAAAGCGCGTGCTATTGGCCAATAAAGAAGCCTTGGTAATGTCAGGGCGGTTATTTATTGATGCCGTTGCCGAGTATGGTGCCACCTTGTTACCAGTAGACAGTGAGCATAATGCGATTTTTCAGTGTTTATCCATTGAAGCGCAACATGCATTGGGGAAATGTGACTTAGCAGCCTCCGGTATCAGTAAGATATTGCTGACAGGCTCTGGCGGGCCATTTTTAACGGCGGATCTTGCATCATTAGCACATGTGACACCGGCCCAAGCCATTAAGCATCCAAACTGGTCGATGGGACCGAAGATTTCGGTTGATTCCGCCACCATGATGAACAAAGGCTTGGAATATATCGAAGCGCGCTGGTTGTTCAATGCGACCGACGCACAGATCCAAGTCGTTATCCATCCTCAAAGTGTTATCCACTCTATGGTGCAATATTGCGACGGTAGTGTGCTGGCGCAGCTCGGAAATCCTGATATGCGTACACCCATTGCGCATTGTATGGCCTATCCAACAAGAATTCGCTCGGGCGTGGAACCTTTGGACTTTTTCAAAGTCGGACAATTGAGCTTCTTTGAGCCTGATTTCAATCGATTCCCTTGTTTAGCCTTGGCGATGGAAGCAAGTCGCAAAGGTCAGGAGGCAACCACGGTTGTCAATGCGGCCAATGAACGTGCCGTCGCGGCATTTTTAGCGGGGCAGATTGGATTTACGGACATCGTGAGAGTTAATGAGCACTGTTTGAATATCGTGCCGCAATCGCCACTGGATTCGATAGCTGATATTCTAGCGCTCGATGAACAATGCCGTCGTTACGCAGACGAATTTATTAAGCACCTTAGTTGA
- a CDS encoding phosphatidate cytidylyltransferase, translating to MLKQRIITAIWLIPLVLGAIFYLPSLYFSWVLVPVFAIAAREWGRIIDPNCQVTKWSFTATIAAVLVAINLIVPADQIWLRGHLHPVMLALLLLGACWWLIALVLVVSFPGSSRWWQSNHMLKSMFGQLTLLPCFAGLSVIKALDTQANPYMGGTLLLLVMLVVWAADSGAYFAGKTFGKTKLIARVSPGKTVEGLFGGLLTTLIVVAGVMYYSPEQEWQLVIVVTLITALASALGDLSESMFKRVAKIKDSGSILPGHGGVLDRIDSLTAALPVFALLYLAFWM from the coding sequence TTGCTAAAACAACGTATAATAACCGCAATTTGGTTGATCCCTCTTGTCTTAGGGGCCATTTTTTACCTTCCTTCGCTCTATTTCTCATGGGTACTAGTGCCCGTTTTTGCTATTGCCGCCCGCGAATGGGGTCGCATTATTGACCCGAACTGCCAAGTCACTAAATGGAGCTTTACAGCGACTATCGCGGCCGTATTGGTGGCGATAAACCTGATTGTTCCTGCCGATCAAATTTGGCTGCGTGGTCATCTTCATCCCGTCATGTTAGCGCTACTGCTACTCGGGGCTTGTTGGTGGTTGATTGCACTGGTGCTGGTCGTATCGTTTCCCGGCAGTAGTCGTTGGTGGCAGAGCAACCATATGTTGAAGTCAATGTTTGGTCAGTTGACGCTTTTGCCCTGTTTTGCCGGACTTTCTGTGATTAAGGCGCTTGATACACAAGCTAATCCTTACATGGGCGGCACTTTGCTGTTGTTGGTGATGTTAGTGGTTTGGGCGGCGGATTCAGGCGCTTACTTTGCCGGCAAAACCTTTGGTAAAACCAAGCTGATTGCCCGTGTTAGCCCTGGTAAAACCGTTGAGGGTCTGTTCGGCGGCTTATTAACCACATTAATCGTGGTTGCTGGGGTGATGTATTACTCGCCAGAGCAAGAGTGGCAGTTAGTCATTGTTGTTACCCTGATCACCGCGTTAGCGTCAGCGCTGGGCGACCTCTCTGAAAGTATGTTTAAGCGTGTGGCCAAAATTAAAGACTCTGGCTCCATTCTCCCCGGCCACGGTGGCGTATTAGACCGCATTGATAGTCTCACAGCTGCGTTACCTGTGTTTGCGCTTCTCTATCTCGCTTTTTGGATGTAA
- a CDS encoding isoprenyl transferase, which yields MSSKMETAADITLPSSECQTSEQLPDNLCDLVNQNIPSHVAIIMDGNGRWAQSRGKARVLGHKEGVKAVRRTVSLARQIGIKSLTLFAFSSENWRRPDKEVSLLMELFLTVLQRDIKTLSKNGVRLNIIGDTSRFSERLQRQIQKAEQQTADNQGLILNVAANYGGRWDILQAAQKMAEQFAAGEIDSEQFTEEALSQHLSMHNQCEVDLMIRTGGDYRISNFLLWQVAYAELVFTDTLWPDFDEQTFKEAIEIFNSRQRRFGLTGKQIETMKSKQSL from the coding sequence ATGTCATCCAAGATGGAGACTGCAGCTGATATCACATTACCAAGCTCGGAGTGTCAGACATCTGAACAACTACCAGATAATCTTTGCGATCTGGTAAATCAAAATATCCCCAGCCATGTCGCTATTATTATGGACGGCAATGGCCGTTGGGCGCAGTCGCGCGGAAAAGCCCGAGTATTGGGTCATAAAGAAGGGGTGAAGGCGGTGCGTCGCACTGTCAGTTTGGCGCGTCAAATCGGGATTAAATCCCTTACCCTGTTTGCCTTTTCAAGTGAAAACTGGCGCCGACCAGACAAAGAAGTCAGTTTGTTGATGGAGCTGTTTTTGACCGTCCTTCAACGCGATATTAAAACATTGTCAAAGAACGGTGTTCGTTTGAACATCATCGGGGATACCAGTCGTTTTTCTGAACGTTTACAGCGTCAAATCCAAAAAGCAGAACAACAAACTGCAGATAACCAAGGATTAATTTTAAACGTAGCTGCTAACTATGGTGGCCGTTGGGATATACTTCAAGCTGCTCAAAAAATGGCTGAACAATTCGCAGCTGGTGAAATTGACAGCGAACAGTTCACTGAAGAGGCATTAAGTCAGCATTTAAGCATGCACAATCAGTGCGAAGTTGATTTAATGATCCGCACCGGTGGTGACTACCGAATCAGCAACTTTTTGCTATGGCAGGTCGCGTATGCGGAACTCGTGTTTACCGATACGTTATGGCCAGATTTTGACGAGCAGACATTTAAAGAGGCAATTGAGATCTTTAATAGCCGGCAACGTCGTTTTGGTCTCACCGGCAAACAGATTGAAACAATGAAGAGTAAGCAGAGCCTGTAA
- the frr gene encoding ribosome recycling factor: MEKCVEATKGQMSKVRTGRAHPALLDSIQVSYYGTMTPLKQVGNISVEDSRTLAVNVFDRSMIQAVEKAIMSSDLGLNPMSAGATIRIPLPALTEERRRDLVKVVRAEAENGRIAIRNVRRDANSDVKKLEKDKECTEDDVRRSEDEIQKITDQFIKLIDEILAAKEAELMEV; encoded by the coding sequence ATGGAAAAATGTGTAGAGGCAACCAAAGGACAAATGTCTAAGGTTCGCACCGGTCGTGCACATCCTGCATTGTTGGATTCCATTCAGGTTTCTTACTACGGCACCATGACTCCTCTGAAACAGGTGGGTAATATCTCGGTTGAAGACAGCCGTACTCTGGCCGTAAACGTATTTGACCGCTCAATGATTCAAGCTGTTGAAAAAGCCATCATGAGTTCAGACCTAGGACTGAACCCAATGTCTGCTGGCGCAACGATTCGTATCCCATTGCCAGCACTGACTGAAGAACGTCGTCGTGATTTGGTCAAAGTTGTTCGTGCAGAGGCTGAAAACGGCCGTATCGCGATTCGTAACGTGCGTCGTGACGCTAACTCTGATGTGAAAAAACTCGAAAAAGACAAAGAGTGCACAGAAGATGATGTGCGTCGCAGCGAAGATGAAATTCAAAAAATCACCGACCAGTTCATTAAGCTCATCGATGAGATTCTGGCTGCAAAAGAAGCCGAGTTGATGGAAGTCTGA
- the pyrH gene encoding UMP kinase, with product MSTNPKPAFRRILLKLSGEALMGEEGFGIDPKVLDRMAQEIKELVELGIQVGVVIGGGNLFRGEGLAKAGMNRVVGDHMGMLATVMNGLAMRDALHRAYVNARLMSAIPLNGVCDAYNWAEAISLLKSGRVVIFSAGTGNPFFTTDTAACLRGIEIEAEVVLKGTKVDGVYTADPMKDPDATKYDTLSYGEVLDKELKVMDLAAFTMARDHNMPILVFNMNKPGSLRRVIMGDTSEGTLVNAG from the coding sequence ATGAGTACCAATCCAAAACCAGCCTTTAGACGTATCCTATTAAAATTAAGCGGCGAAGCCCTGATGGGTGAAGAAGGGTTCGGCATCGATCCAAAAGTATTGGATCGCATGGCACAGGAAATTAAAGAGTTGGTGGAACTCGGTATTCAAGTCGGCGTCGTTATCGGCGGCGGTAACCTCTTCCGTGGCGAAGGGCTTGCCAAAGCGGGCATGAATCGCGTTGTTGGCGATCACATGGGGATGCTGGCGACCGTAATGAATGGCTTGGCAATGCGTGATGCGTTGCACCGTGCTTATGTCAATGCACGTTTGATGTCTGCCATTCCGCTTAACGGCGTGTGCGATGCTTATAATTGGGCTGAAGCCATTAGCTTGCTAAAATCTGGCCGTGTAGTGATTTTCTCTGCGGGTACAGGTAACCCATTCTTTACGACTGATACTGCAGCATGTCTACGGGGCATTGAAATTGAGGCGGAAGTCGTGCTAAAAGGCACCAAGGTTGATGGGGTTTACACTGCAGACCCAATGAAAGACCCTGATGCAACAAAATATGACACACTGAGCTACGGCGAAGTGCTCGATAAAGAATTAAAAGTGATGGATTTGGCTGCATTTACGATGGCGCGGGATCATAATATGCCCATCCTCGTGTTCAATATGAATAAGCCAGGCTCACTACGCAGAGTGATCATGGGGGATACCTCTGAGGGTACCTTGGTCAACGCTGGGTAA
- the tsf gene encoding translation elongation factor Ts codes for MAITAAQVKELRDRTGAGMMDCKKALTETDGDIELAIENMRKSGAAKAAKKAGNIAAEGTILIKQGAGFTALLEVNCQTDFVAKDTNFLAFANQVLEVAAAGKVTVEDLKAQFEEARVALVAKIGENINVRRVEYIDGENVASYRHGDRIGVVVTGVADEETLKHLAMHVAASKPEYINPEDVPAEVVAKEREVQVEIAMNEGKPKEIAEKMVEGRMKKFTGEVSLTGQPFIMEPKKSVGEFLKEKGASVTNFIRLEVGEGIEKKEEDFAAEVAAQIAASKKA; via the coding sequence ATGGCAATTACTGCTGCCCAAGTTAAAGAACTGCGCGACCGTACTGGCGCAGGCATGATGGATTGCAAAAAAGCGCTGACTGAAACTGACGGCGACATCGAACTGGCAATCGAAAACATGCGTAAGAGTGGCGCTGCCAAAGCTGCTAAGAAAGCCGGTAACATCGCTGCTGAAGGTACCATCCTGATCAAGCAAGGTGCTGGTTTCACTGCTCTGCTGGAAGTTAACTGCCAAACTGACTTCGTAGCAAAAGATACTAACTTCCTGGCTTTCGCTAACCAAGTTCTGGAAGTGGCTGCTGCTGGTAAAGTGACCGTTGAAGACCTGAAAGCACAGTTTGAAGAAGCGCGTGTTGCACTGGTTGCTAAAATCGGCGAAAACATCAACGTACGTCGCGTTGAATACATCGACGGCGAAAACGTTGCCTCTTATCGCCACGGCGACCGTATCGGTGTAGTGGTGACTGGTGTTGCTGACGAAGAAACTCTGAAGCACCTGGCTATGCATGTTGCTGCTTCTAAGCCTGAGTACATCAACCCTGAAGACGTACCAGCTGAAGTGGTTGCTAAAGAGCGTGAAGTTCAGGTTGAAATCGCCATGAACGAAGGCAAGCCAAAAGAAATCGCTGAGAAGATGGTTGAAGGCCGTATGAAGAAATTCACCGGTGAAGTATCTTTGACTGGTCAGCCATTCATCATGGAACCTAAAAAGTCTGTTGGCGAATTCTTGAAAGAGAAGGGCGCTTCTGTGACTAACTTTATCCGCTTAGAAGTGGGTGAAGGTATTGAGAAGAAAGAAGAAGATTTCGCGGCTGAAGTTGCTGCTCAAATCGCAGCTTCTAAAAAGGCTTAA
- the rpsB gene encoding 30S ribosomal protein S2, whose amino-acid sequence MTTVSMRDMLQAGVHFGHQTRYWNPKMKPFIFGARNGVHIINLEHTVPMFNEALAFLSNTASKKGKILFVGTKRAASEAVKEAAISCEQFYVDKRWLGGMLTNWKTVRQSIKRLKDLETQSVDGTFDKLTKKEALMRSRELEKLEKSLGGIKNMGGLPDAIFVIGADHEHIAIKEANNLGIPVVAVVDTNATPAGVDYIVPGNDDAMRAIRLYADSVAAAVNAGRGQDLAVQAEEAFIEAE is encoded by the coding sequence ATGACTACAGTTTCTATGCGCGATATGCTGCAGGCCGGTGTACACTTCGGTCACCAAACCCGTTACTGGAACCCTAAGATGAAGCCATTCATCTTCGGCGCTCGCAACGGTGTACACATCATCAACCTGGAGCACACTGTGCCAATGTTCAACGAAGCTTTGGCTTTCTTGAGCAACACTGCTTCTAAAAAAGGCAAAATTCTGTTTGTAGGCACCAAGCGTGCAGCAAGCGAAGCTGTTAAAGAAGCTGCAATTTCTTGTGAACAGTTCTACGTTGATAAGCGCTGGTTAGGCGGTATGCTGACTAACTGGAAAACCGTTCGTCAATCAATCAAGCGTCTGAAAGATCTGGAAACTCAATCTGTAGATGGCACTTTTGACAAACTGACCAAGAAAGAAGCTCTGATGCGCAGCCGCGAATTGGAAAAGCTTGAAAAATCTTTGGGCGGTATCAAAAACATGGGCGGCTTACCTGATGCGATCTTCGTAATCGGTGCTGACCATGAACACATCGCTATCAAAGAAGCTAACAACCTGGGTATTCCAGTTGTAGCTGTTGTGGATACTAACGCAACTCCAGCTGGTGTTGACTACATAGTTCCAGGTAACGACGACGCAATGCGCGCAATTCGCCTGTATGCTGACTCTGTTGCTGCTGCAGTTAATGCTGGCCGTGGTCAGGATTTGGCTGTTCAAGCTGAAGAAGCTTTCATCGAAGCTGAATAA
- the map gene encoding type I methionyl aminopeptidase, whose amino-acid sequence MTITIKTAEEIVKMRAAGKLAAEVLEMIAPFVKPGVTTNELDERCAKFTEEAGAISAPLNYHGFTKSICTSINEVVCHGIPSDRQLKEGDIINMDITVIKDGYHGDTSAMFLVGEVSAKDKRLCLLAQESLYAAIRKVRPGMQLGEIGTTIEKFVKNSKSGLEKFSIVRDYCGHGIGAGFHEEPQVVHYRNNDRTIIRPGMCFTIEPMINAGRYQTVLNHEDGWTVSTADGKKSAQWEHTLLVTETGVEVLTLRNDEDFPRIINHK is encoded by the coding sequence ATGACTATCACAATTAAAACTGCTGAAGAAATCGTAAAGATGCGCGCGGCCGGCAAATTAGCCGCTGAAGTTCTGGAAATGATTGCCCCATTCGTCAAACCTGGTGTCACCACCAATGAATTAGACGAACGTTGTGCCAAATTTACTGAGGAAGCAGGCGCGATTTCAGCCCCCTTGAACTACCACGGTTTCACCAAATCAATCTGCACCTCAATTAACGAAGTCGTCTGTCACGGCATTCCAAGTGATCGTCAGCTTAAAGAAGGCGATATCATCAACATGGATATCACCGTTATTAAAGACGGCTATCATGGCGACACCTCAGCCATGTTCTTAGTGGGTGAAGTATCGGCAAAAGACAAACGTTTGTGTTTATTGGCACAAGAAAGCCTCTATGCCGCGATTCGCAAAGTGCGTCCCGGGATGCAGCTTGGTGAGATTGGTACCACTATCGAAAAATTCGTCAAAAACAGTAAAAGTGGACTGGAGAAGTTTTCTATTGTTCGTGATTACTGCGGTCACGGTATTGGCGCGGGCTTTCATGAAGAACCACAAGTGGTCCATTACCGTAACAATGATCGCACGATTATTCGTCCCGGCATGTGCTTCACCATCGAACCCATGATCAATGCAGGCCGTTACCAAACAGTGCTAAATCACGAAGATGGCTGGACTGTATCCACTGCCGATGGTAAAAAATCAGCGCAATGGGAACATACTCTGCTGGTCACAGAAACGGGTGTTGAGGTACTGACATTGCGCAATGACGAAGACTTCCCTCGCATCATCAACCACAAATGA